Within the Deinococcus peraridilitoris DSM 19664 genome, the region AGGCATTGTCACGAACTGGGTGTACTTTCGGTACCGCCTGCTGCCCTACCTCGAGCGCCTCTGCCAGGAAGCCGTCGATCACCACCGCCCTGTGACGCGCGCCATGGCATACGCCTTCCCCAACGAGCCCGAAAGCTGGGCCTTCGAAGAGCAGTACATGCTCGGCGACGCACTTCTTGTCGCCCCGGTCGTGCAGAGCGGCGGCGAAGTTCGCGTTTACCTGCCTGAGGGCCAGTGGACGCATCTCTTCACGGGTGAAGTCTTTCAAGGTGGCCGGACGTACGACATCACCGCGCCTCTCGAATGGATCCCTGTCTTTGGTCGTGCCGGTTCCTACGTTCCACTCGGCCCCGCCGGACAACACACCGGAGAAATTGAAGCTGGCAGAATCACACAGGTCCTCGTGTTCGAGGAGCACACCACTTCAGAGCACATCCCCTTCGCCGGGCAGGAAGTTACCGTCGTCCGTGCTGGCACGCATCTCCTCGAACGCTGAGCACCTGGGAAGGACGGCATGGACACTCTGCTTTTCACGCTGAACGCCGTCCTTCCTGCGTTCTGCATCGTCGCACTGGGCGCGTTCGCCGGCAGGATGATGCCCGGCCTCGATCCCTTGCCGATCTCCAGGCTGGCGATGTACTTCATGACACCGGCCTTGATCATCTCGACGGCCGCGCACGCCTCCATTCCGGCCGACAACGCCAGCCGCCTCGCCATCGCATACCTGCTGTTCATGGTGGTGCTGGCGGTCGTGTGTTACCTGCTGGTGTGGAAGCAACCCAAAAAACGCCGCAACGGGGTTGTCGCGGCCAGTCTTTTCGCGAATACCGGCAATATGGGACTCTCGCTGTCCTTGTTCGCGTATGGAATTCCAGGGCTGGAGCGTTCGGTCATCATCTTCGTGCTCAGCATGCTGCTGATGTTCTCAATTGGCCCCGCGCTCCTCTCTGGCAACGGTGGGCGCTTCAGACAGCGGCTCCTCGAAGCCTGGAAATTACCACCCATCTGGGCGGCAGTGGTCGGCTTGCTGCTCAACACCACCAACACCGACCTCCCGGTGGTACCGGACCGGGTTCTTGAATTGCTGGGTGGCGCAGTCGTTCCTACCATGTTGTTGCTGCTCGGCATTCAAGTTGCCCGCACCTGGACTTGGAAACTCACCGCCATCAACTGGCCTGCCGTACTGCTCAAAAGCGCAGTCGCGCCCGCCCTTGCCGTTGGTGTAGGCCTGCTCCTCGGACTCCAGGGGTTGGACCTCGCCGTACTGACCCTCAGTGCAGCACTCCCCACCGCCGTGAACATCTTTGGAGTTGCCGTCGAAGTTGGCGGCGACTACGACGATGTCGGACGGACCATCTTTATTACCACCTTGACCAGCGCCTTCACCATCAGCGCCACCATCGTCACTTTTCACCAACTTGTTCCCATTCCGTAGGGACCTGGATCTCAGTACTCCACGACTTGGGTTGAGTGCTGTTCTGGAGCGGGAAAAGGTTTCATGACGAGGCTCAGGAGAGCTTGTCGCTCACCCGTGTCCCAGCGCAAGGCGGCAGCAAGGCGCTCCAAACCGTACCTGAGGAGGCTCACTGCACGGCGTCCGTGTTTTTTGCGTTTGATGGGCCGCTGCTGGTGACACCACACGCCGACACGCAAACACCACGCCAAAGCCAGCTTCCTGTACGATAACAGCCACACCAAAGTACGTTCCACTCGCCAGCAGTACGTCCCAAATGATTACTGGACTCGATGCCCCGTCGTGCGATCCGCGGGACGATGCCGCGCTGATACAACGCCGTGCGGCATCGTGAGTAGTCGTAGCCCTTGTCGGCGTGTAACTTGACTGGGCGACGCTGTGGCCGACCCCCCTTGCCGTTGCGTACACCCTGCACAGCAGCGAGGGTTGCCTCAAGCTGTCGGGAATCGTGCACGTTGGCGCCGCTGATCGTTACCGCCAGCGGAAGACCTTGCCGGTCGACGAGCAGGTGCAGCTTGCACCCGGCCTTGCCGCGATCTGTGGGATTTGGGCCGGTGGCGACGCCGCCGCGCGGTGCAGGGAGACTGGCCCAGTCGATGGAAGCACGCGACCAGTCGAGCGCACCCTGACGAGCAGCATAGTCGAGGACGAGGCGTAGGAGACGTGCCCAAACGCCTTGACGCAGCCATTCTCGGAAGCGGCGCTCGCGGGTCTGCCCACTCCCGAAGCCGAGAGCGAGAGGGAGCTGGCGCCATGGGAGACCCCAGCGGAGGATGTAGAGAATCCCCGCCAACGTACGGCGGGCATGGATCTTCGTTCGACCCCCGTGTGGTCGGGGTGTTTGAGCGGGAATGACGGTTTTCACGATGACCCAGAGATCGTCAGGGACGAGATGCTCGACCATTTTGCCAAGATACCGACACTTGTTCTGACCTCAGCCTCTAAAGAGACGCGTCGATTATAAGCAAGGCCGGCGCAGCCGGATCGGTGCTGAGCGCTCAGCACCGACTCAACCCAACAGCTTGCCCCAATTGAGAAGCGTCCGTTCGTGGATCTTTACAACAGGAGTAAGGGAACTCATTTCTCCCATGAATTGGAGTACGTATCGAAAGCCGGAAGAGGCAACATCCAACTCGACGGCCGAGGTCACGAG harbors:
- a CDS encoding AEC family transporter translates to MDTLLFTLNAVLPAFCIVALGAFAGRMMPGLDPLPISRLAMYFMTPALIISTAAHASIPADNASRLAIAYLLFMVVLAVVCYLLVWKQPKKRRNGVVAASLFANTGNMGLSLSLFAYGIPGLERSVIIFVLSMLLMFSIGPALLSGNGGRFRQRLLEAWKLPPIWAAVVGLLLNTTNTDLPVVPDRVLELLGGAVVPTMLLLLGIQVARTWTWKLTAINWPAVLLKSAVAPALAVGVGLLLGLQGLDLAVLTLSAALPTAVNIFGVAVEVGGDYDDVGRTIFITTLTSAFTISATIVTFHQLVPIP
- a CDS encoding IS5 family transposase, which produces MVEHLVPDDLWVIVKTVIPAQTPRPHGGRTKIHARRTLAGILYILRWGLPWRQLPLALGFGSGQTRERRFREWLRQGVWARLLRLVLDYAARQGALDWSRASIDWASLPAPRGGVATGPNPTDRGKAGCKLHLLVDRQGLPLAVTISGANVHDSRQLEATLAAVQGVRNGKGGRPQRRPVKLHADKGYDYSRCRTALYQRGIVPRIARRGIESSNHLGRTAGEWNVLWCGCYRTGSWLWRGVCVSACGVTSSGPSNAKNTDAVQ